From the Diospyros lotus cultivar Yz01 chromosome 13, ASM1463336v1, whole genome shotgun sequence genome, one window contains:
- the LOC127788942 gene encoding CDPK-related kinase 1-like, with protein MGICHGKPIQHSQTQLENPTSPERDEPALNSQTGKSLNFPFYSPSPLPSGFKNSPANSSVSSTPLRFFKRPFPPPSPAKHIRALLARRHGSVKPNEASIPEGSEIELGLDKNFGYSKQFMAHYEMGEEVGRGHFGYTCSAKGKRGSLKGQDVAVKVIPKSKMTTAIAIEDVRREVKILRALTGHRNLVQFYDSYEDDDNVYAVMELCKGGELLDRILSRGGKYSEEDAKAVIVQILSVVAYCHLQGVVHRDLKPENFLFTTKDEHSPLKAIDFGLSDYVKPDERLNDIVGSAYYVAPEVLHRSYGTEADMWSIGVIAYILLCGSRPFWARTESGIFRAVLKADPSFDEAPWPSLSSNAIDFVKRLLNKDYRKRLTAAQALSHPWLANYHDVKIPLDMIIYKLVKAYICSSSLRKAALGALARTLTVPQLAYFREQFALLGPNKSGFISLQNFKTAATKNSTDAMKDSRVSDYAYTVSTLQYRKLDFEEFCAAAISVHQLEGMESWEQHAHSAYELFEKDGNRPIMIEELASELGLSPSVPVHVVLQDWIRHSDGKLSFLGFVRLLHGISSRSFQKA; from the exons AAGAACTCACCTGCCAATTCCAGTGTCAGTTCTACCCCTCTGCGCTTCTTTAAGCGCCCATTTCCCCCGCCTTCGCCGGCGAAGCACATTCGCGCATTGCTCGCACGCCGGCATGGCTCAGTCAAGCCTAATGAGGCCTCTATTCCAGAGGGAAGTGAAATTGAGTTGGGTTTGGACAAGAATTTTGGGTACTCAAAGCAATTCATGGCTCATTATGAGATGGGAGAAGAGGTTGGCCGGGGGCATTTTGGATATACTTGTTCAGCTAAGGGAAAGAGAGGGAGCTTAAAGGGGCAGGATGTGGCTGTCAAGGTTATCCCAAAATCCAAG ATGACTACAGCAATTGCCATTGAAGATGTGCGAAGAGAAGTGAAAATATTACGGGCTTTAACAGGGCATAGGAACCTAGTGCAATTCTATGACTCCTATGAAGATGATGACAATGTTTATGCAGTGATGGA GTTATGCAAAGGAGGTGAATTATTAGATCGGATATTATCCAG GGGTGGAAAATACTCAGAAGAAGATGCAAAGGCTGTTATTGTCCAAATTTTGAGTGTGGTTGCCTACTGTCATCTACAAGGCGTAGTTCACCGCGATCTCAAGCCTGAG AATTTTCTCTTCACTACCAAAGATGAACATTCTCCACTGAAGGCAATTGACTTTGGACTCTCTGATTATGTAAAGCCAG ATGAGAGGCTGAATGATATTGTAGGAAGTGCATATTATGTTGCTCCAGAAGTTCTGCACAGATCATACGGAACAGAAGCAGATATGTGGAGTATAGGCGTAATTGCTTATATTCTTCTATGTGGAAGTCGTCCCTTTTGGGCCAGGACAGAATCTGGTATATTTCGGGCTGTGCTTAAAGCAGACCCTAGCTTTGATGAAGCCCCTTGGCCTTCATTGTCTTCCAATGCCATAGACTTTGTGAAGAGATTATTGAACAAGGATTACCGCAAGAGGCTAACAGCTGCTCAAGCACTCA GTCATCCATGGCTGGCAAATTATCATGATGTCAAGATTCCCCTGGATATGATAATATACAAGCTTGTGAAAGCCTACATATGTTCTTCCTCACTAAGGAAAGCAGCTTTGGGG GCCCTTGCAAGGACACTTACTGTGCCCCAGCTCGCTTACTTCCGTGAACAATTTGCTCTGCTAGGACCAAACAAAAGTGGGTTCATCTCTCTGCAAAACTTTAAAACG GCTGCAACGAAGAACTCCACTGATGCCATGAAGGATTCACGGGTTTCCGATTATGCTTACACG GTGAGCACTCTCCAATATAGAAAATTagattttgaggaattttgTGCTGCAGCCATTAGCGTGCATCAGCTAGAAGGAATGGAAAGCTGGGAGCAGCACGCTCACTCTGCCTATGAACTTTTTGAGAAGGATGGTAATAGGCCTATTATGATAGAGGAGCTGGCCTCG GAACTTGGACTTAGTCCATCAGTACCAGTTCACGTGGTTCTCCAAGACTGGATTAGACACTCAGATGGAAAACTTAGTTTCTTGGGGTTTGTCAGACTTCTGCACGGAATTTCTTCCCGTTCATTTCAGAAAGCTTGA